TCTCAAGATGGGTCGTCCTGACCATAATCTCAATGCTCCTCATATCATTCTTCTGTTACATCATCAGGTTCAGAAAGGAAAGGGAACTATCGTCCACGAAATATGGAGCACTAGAAAAGATTCTGACGACCATTATGTGGATGATTGTTATCCTGACATTCCTCTTTTCCTTCAGGCCACCCGTTCATTACGATGCTCTGGAGTATCACCTTTCAGTTCCTGCCGAGTTCATCAAGAACGGCGGATTGGTCTACCTTCCCCATGATGTTCAATCAAACTTCCCTATGAACGTGGAGATGCTCTATCTTCTCTCCCTTCTTCTCTCGGGATGGAAAGTAGCCAATTTCATCAATTTTGCCTTCCTGCCTCTGATCATCGCCCTGGTTTACTCTTTTTCAAAAAGATTCTTCGGAGCGCGATCGGCTCTTTTTTCGGCATTGATAGTTTCCTCTCTCTTCCCGATTATGGAACTATCCACTCATCCGCTGGTCGATCTCGAGTTCGCTTTCTTCACGGTTGCTTCCTTCCTTCTTGCCATCTTCTGGCTCTACGAGAAGAATGACCGGTACCTATACCTGTCTGCTCTTCTTTCCGGGATAGCTCTCGGGATAAAGTATACTGCCCTGATATTCACGCTCCCCTTGAACCTTCTCTTTTTCATCCTTTTCATCGCCGTGAGAAGAGAAAAAACCGCTTTGAATCTCATGAAGATGGTTCTCGTCATCCTCATCATGTTAGCAGCGGCTTCCCCGTGGCTGATCCGGAACTACATCAATACGGGAAACCCGATTTTCCCTGCGGCTTCGAAGTATCTCGGCCACGAAATCTGGACGGAGCAGCAGGACAGGCTTTTGAAAAAAGCGGCCAACGAATCACCGCGGGATCTAGCAGAGATATGGAATCTTCCCTACAGGATGTCATTCAGCAGCAGCGACTTCGGATCGTTCTCGTGGGTCGGCCCGGTCTTTCTCATCTTCCTTCCTCTGATCTTTGTTTACAAAAAGGAGAGGCTGGACTACATCCTCATTCTTTACGCTCTGCTCTATTTCCTGCTCTGGGCGTTCAGCTTCAACATGATGAGATTTGCCGTTCCCCTTATGGTTATTCTCTCCATTCTTTCCGGGAGGGCCATCCATCGTTACGCTTTTGAAGATGGGTCCCTTTTTATCAGACGGTTTCTATCGGCATCCCTTGTCGTGATCGTTGCCTTCAACGCTTTGTATTTCCTCAGTCGGCAAGCCTCTCTTCCCGATAGCATGAAAGTAGTTTTTGGAATCGAAAGCGAGAGAAGTTTCCTCTCGCGGTATCTCGAATATTATGATGCCGTCGATTTCTACAATAAGATCGCGGAGAAGGATTCGCGGATCCTCTTTATCGGCGAAGCAAGAACGTTCTACTGCAAGAGCAGAGCAGTATGGTCTTCCGCATACAATGAGAATCCGATCATCCCGATCATCAGAGAGAGTGAATTGTCTGTGGAGATATCCAGGAAGCTCCACTCCCTCGGCATTACGCACATCCTCTATGCTCCGCGCGAAGTGGCTCACCTGCACCGGATTTACGGAGCCTACAATCTTAATGAGAAGGAAGAAGAAAGATTCCTTCGTTTCCTGAAGGAAGAGACGACAAGCCTCTTCTCAGAAGGCGGCATTCACCTCCTCCAGATCAAAACCGCTCATTCATTTAATTGAAAAGGATATCTTTCGAGCAGGGGAGAAGCTTGAATTTTAACGCGAGCAGAGTTCGCGATAGCGGCACCAGCCGCAGGCTCTTGAATCGTCTCTGAGGGGAAAGTATTCCATAGAGAGTGGAAAATTCCTCTCGACGTTCTGGCAGAAAGAGTGCATTTCGGTCAGTTCCTTCCTGACCCTTTTCTTGAAAGATTCGAGATGTGCCTGATTCATCACGCATTCCACGGGATCATCACTATCGGAAAGGTACTCCAGTATTGCCCTGATCTTCTCGAGCGGGAATCCATGGACATCGTGCGCATAGAGGATGTAGCCCTGCATCTGAATCGCATGCTTCTGATCGTATCGCTTGCCGGTCTTCCAGTCTATGATGTTCAGATAGCCATCCTCC
This genomic window from Acidobacteriota bacterium contains:
- a CDS encoding glycosyltransferase family 39 protein, whose amino-acid sequence is MMDHLMRRSENGEGKDPDFLSSSSRFIIILSLSLWVIFMLLLYALNAHPVEKLLKSYREIFFMLLLLTSAFFLGSFFTGLKGRRFRISEITIMHPVSIGIGSWVFSLIALMLAVLGFLSRWVVLTIISMLLISFFCYIIRFRKERELSSTKYGALEKILTTIMWMIVILTFLFSFRPPVHYDALEYHLSVPAEFIKNGGLVYLPHDVQSNFPMNVEMLYLLSLLLSGWKVANFINFAFLPLIIALVYSFSKRFFGARSALFSALIVSSLFPIMELSTHPLVDLEFAFFTVASFLLAIFWLYEKNDRYLYLSALLSGIALGIKYTALIFTLPLNLLFFILFIAVRREKTALNLMKMVLVILIMLAAASPWLIRNYINTGNPIFPAASKYLGHEIWTEQQDRLLKKAANESPRDLAEIWNLPYRMSFSSSDFGSFSWVGPVFLIFLPLIFVYKKERLDYILILYALLYFLLWAFSFNMMRFAVPLMVILSILSGRAIHRYAFEDGSLFIRRFLSASLVVIVAFNALYFLSRQASLPDSMKVVFGIESERSFLSRYLEYYDAVDFYNKIAEKDSRILFIGEARTFYCKSRAVWSSAYNENPIIPIIRESELSVEISRKLHSLGITHILYAPREVAHLHRIYGAYNLNEKEEERFLRFLKEETTSLFSEGGIHLLQIKTAHSFN